In the Chroococcidiopsis sp. SAG 2025 genome, one interval contains:
- a CDS encoding argininosuccinate synthase yields the protein MTTPVNLEANTSSQLNNSTGRAKRAVLAYSGGVDTSVCIPYLKHEWGVQEVITLAVDLGQGDELEPIRQKALQSGADESLVANVQDVFVREYAFPAIQANALYENRYPLATALARPLIAKVLVEVAEKYGADAIAHGCTGKGNDQVRFDVSIGALNPNLKILAPAREWGMSREETIAYGEKFDIPFPVKKSSPYSLDKNLLGLAIEAGILEDPWAEPPEEIYQMTKAIADTPNQPEYIEITFAGGVPVALNGETLAPVTLIDRLNQLAGNQGVGRIDMVENRLVGIKSREIYESPAMTVLIHAHRDLESLTLTADVTRYKRGIEETYSQLVYNGQWYSPLKAALDAFILQTQARVSGTVRVQLFKGNATVVGRKSDNSLYNTELATYGAEDQFDHKAAEGFIYVWGLPTRVWSQQTKG from the coding sequence ATGACAACCCCAGTTAATCTCGAAGCAAATACCAGCTCCCAACTCAATAACTCCACAGGTCGGGCTAAGCGTGCCGTACTAGCATATTCTGGGGGCGTTGATACTTCGGTATGCATTCCTTACCTTAAGCATGAATGGGGCGTGCAAGAAGTCATTACCCTAGCAGTCGATTTAGGACAAGGCGACGAACTCGAACCAATCCGCCAAAAAGCACTGCAATCGGGCGCAGATGAATCGTTAGTGGCAAACGTACAAGATGTATTCGTAAGAGAGTATGCCTTCCCAGCGATTCAAGCAAATGCCTTGTATGAAAATCGCTATCCCCTCGCCACAGCTCTAGCACGTCCGTTAATTGCGAAAGTCTTAGTAGAAGTGGCTGAAAAGTACGGTGCAGATGCGATCGCCCACGGTTGTACGGGTAAGGGGAACGACCAAGTACGGTTTGATGTCTCCATTGGCGCGCTCAATCCAAATTTAAAAATTCTCGCCCCTGCTAGAGAATGGGGTATGAGTCGGGAAGAAACGATCGCGTATGGCGAAAAGTTCGACATTCCCTTTCCAGTCAAAAAATCTTCTCCCTACAGCTTAGATAAAAATTTGTTGGGACTGGCGATCGAGGCTGGAATCTTGGAAGATCCTTGGGCAGAACCGCCAGAAGAAATTTATCAAATGACAAAGGCGATCGCCGACACTCCTAACCAGCCGGAATATATTGAAATTACCTTTGCAGGTGGTGTTCCAGTCGCTTTAAATGGCGAAACCCTAGCGCCAGTTACACTGATCGATCGACTCAATCAACTTGCTGGTAACCAGGGCGTAGGACGCATTGACATGGTAGAAAACCGTCTCGTCGGAATCAAATCGCGGGAAATCTACGAATCTCCTGCCATGACAGTTTTAATTCATGCCCACCGCGACCTCGAAAGCCTCACCTTGACTGCTGATGTCACTCGCTACAAGCGGGGAATTGAAGAAACCTACAGCCAACTCGTCTACAACGGACAGTGGTACAGCCCCCTCAAAGCCGCCCTCGATGCTTTTATCCTACAGACTCAAGCACGAGTCTCCGGTACCGTGCGCGTCCAACTCTTCAAAGGAAACGCCACCGTTGTCGGACGTAAATCAGACAACTCCCTCTACAACACCGAACTAGCAACCTACGGAGCCGAAGACCAATTCGACCACAAAGCCGCTGAAGGCTTTATCTACGTCTGGGGACTGCCTACCCGTGTATGGTCGCAACAAACTAAGGGCTAG
- a CDS encoding GNAT family N-acetyltransferase yields MTSTVSPTKEASSQTDSSQICFCIATGNALRQPQQSQDDLLQLQTLFEQAAFWAQGRSLEDLSIAIANSEPVVSVWDEERLIGFARATSDGIYRATIWDVAIHPDYQGRGLGRKLVQTVLSHPRMSRVERVYLMTTHQQRFYERIGFECNSSTTMVLKDRLFMSSLEQNFSA; encoded by the coding sequence ATGACATCTACCGTATCTCCCACTAAAGAGGCATCATCACAAACAGATAGCAGTCAAATTTGTTTCTGTATTGCTACAGGTAACGCTTTACGCCAACCGCAGCAATCGCAAGACGATTTACTCCAGTTACAAACATTATTCGAGCAAGCAGCATTTTGGGCGCAAGGACGCAGCTTAGAAGATCTGAGCATCGCAATTGCCAATAGCGAACCAGTCGTGAGTGTTTGGGATGAAGAACGGCTGATTGGTTTTGCCAGAGCGACTTCTGATGGAATTTACCGCGCTACGATTTGGGATGTGGCAATTCATCCCGATTATCAAGGGCGGGGACTAGGGCGAAAACTAGTGCAAACAGTTTTGAGTCATCCCCGCATGAGTCGAGTCGAACGAGTTTATTTAATGACTACGCATCAGCAACGGTTCTACGAACGAATTGGATTTGAATGCAACAGCAGTACCACAATGGTATTGAAAGATCGACTTTTCATGAGTTCTTTGGAACAAAATTTTTCGGCGTGA
- a CDS encoding malic enzyme-like NAD(P)-binding protein, which translates to MVILTPNSSYSLTLRLQIPNRAGMLATVTQAIANSGGNLGQIDLIAQTRQLTTRDVTVDASSTEHAETIVQAVKELADVKLMSVYDRTFNLHRGGKITVSSRIPLKSQDDLAMAYTPGVGRVCTAIAQDPEQVYNLTIKQNTVAIVTDGSAVLGLGNLGAAGALPVMEGKAMLFKEFAGIDAFPICLATQDTEEIIATVKNIAPVFGGVNLEDIAAPRCFEIEKRLRQELDIPVFHDDQNGTAIVTLAALFNALKIINKPIEQIRIVINGAGAAGVAIARLLQKAGATNILMCDSKGILSTNRTDLNQEKQEFAVSQAGSLADAMISSDVFIGVSAPGVVTPEMVRSMAKDPIVMAMANPIPEIQPELVMNDVAIMATGRSDYPNQINNVLAFPGVFRGALDSRASTITTTMCLEAASAIASLIKPSDLHSEYIIPSVFDDRVATAVAAAVQRAAREEGIAKQ; encoded by the coding sequence ATGGTAATTCTCACGCCAAACTCAAGTTACAGTCTAACTTTACGCCTGCAAATTCCCAATCGAGCGGGAATGCTGGCAACAGTGACTCAAGCGATCGCCAATAGCGGTGGTAATTTGGGTCAAATCGATTTAATTGCCCAGACTCGCCAACTCACGACTCGAGACGTGACTGTTGATGCTTCTAGTACAGAACATGCCGAAACGATCGTCCAAGCAGTCAAAGAATTGGCAGATGTCAAGTTAATGAGCGTCTACGATCGCACCTTTAATTTGCATCGTGGTGGCAAAATCACTGTAAGTAGCAGAATTCCGCTCAAAAGTCAAGACGATTTGGCAATGGCTTATACGCCTGGAGTCGGTCGAGTCTGTACGGCGATCGCTCAAGATCCAGAACAAGTTTATAATCTCACAATTAAACAAAATACTGTAGCGATCGTCACGGATGGCAGTGCAGTTTTAGGATTAGGTAATCTTGGTGCAGCTGGAGCATTACCAGTCATGGAAGGCAAAGCCATGCTATTCAAAGAATTTGCGGGAATTGATGCCTTTCCGATTTGTTTAGCAACTCAAGATACAGAAGAGATTATTGCCACAGTCAAAAATATTGCCCCTGTATTTGGGGGAGTCAATTTAGAAGATATTGCGGCTCCGCGCTGCTTTGAGATTGAAAAGCGCCTGCGCCAAGAATTAGATATTCCCGTATTTCACGACGATCAAAACGGTACGGCAATTGTCACGCTAGCTGCTTTATTCAACGCGCTCAAAATTATCAACAAACCAATCGAGCAAATTCGGATTGTCATCAACGGTGCGGGAGCTGCTGGAGTTGCGATCGCCCGCTTGCTACAAAAAGCTGGTGCAACGAATATACTAATGTGTGACTCTAAAGGCATTCTCTCCACCAATCGGACAGACTTGAATCAGGAAAAGCAAGAATTTGCCGTTAGTCAAGCTGGAAGTCTCGCCGATGCTATGATAAGCAGCGATGTTTTCATTGGCGTGAGCGCCCCTGGTGTAGTCACTCCTGAAATGGTGCGATCGATGGCAAAAGACCCAATTGTGATGGCGATGGCAAATCCCATCCCTGAAATTCAACCGGAATTGGTGATGAACGATGTCGCAATTATGGCAACAGGGCGCAGCGACTATCCAAATCAAATTAACAATGTCTTAGCCTTTCCTGGCGTTTTTCGCGGTGCTTTAGACAGTCGTGCCAGCACGATTACAACCACGATGTGTTTAGAAGCAGCCAGCGCGATCGCTTCTTTAATTAAACCCAGCGATTTGCACTCAGAGTATATCATCCCGTCCGTGTTTGACGATCGCGTAGCCACAGCCGTTGCAGCTGCCGTCCAAAGAGCTGCCCGTGAAGAAGGAATTGCGAAACAGTGA
- a CDS encoding response regulator: MKILLVEDDETIVQLLQPTLASQRYLVELATDGQAGWELVDSFEYDLILLDVMLPKLDGINFCKKLRAKGDRTPVLLLTAQDSSTDKVRGLDAGADDYALKPFDIEELLARIRALLRRSSATPSPVLEWGFLRLDPSSCEVTYDGKLLHLTAKEYGILELLLRNTHRIFSQSALLDRVWSFDEPPTENTVRAHIKSLRQKIKKAGAPDPIETVYGLGYRLKAEERESGVVGVGLSKDLRLTSVDLCSKPARTGESGRDKEDKGDKEATTIDQPPTTNYQLPTSQSQILAELIPLWERHREKYIHRIGVIEQATASAKQECLDPQLKSQAAKEAHTLIGSLGSFGLIAASQLCCQIERELSDETQFTQERIEHLSELIVALRQTLNAVEDLKVKSQKSEVKNQESGVGEESRGAEEAEEQRRITTNYQLPITNYQLSTTKLLVVDSDRQMTQAVTTEATTAGMEVVVARDLSQARSAIACTKPDAVLLDLYFCRNRMHGLQFLSTLANAQPPIPTIVLTEPQSFADRVEAARLGARSFLQKPVPPAQAIAAIAQVLQASTTPEAKLMLVDDDPQLLERLQVLLEPWGFRLTLLTDPQQFWHYLEIFRPDLLILDIEMPQLSGIDLCQVVRNDPQWSELPIIFLSARTDAEIIHRVFTLGADDYVNKPVIGPELVARVLNRLERSQIRHQMLQLQNAKLITGE, encoded by the coding sequence ATGAAAATTCTGCTTGTAGAAGATGACGAAACTATAGTTCAACTGCTCCAGCCAACGCTTGCCAGTCAACGTTATTTGGTGGAGCTAGCGACTGATGGTCAAGCAGGATGGGAACTGGTAGACAGTTTCGAGTACGATCTGATTTTGTTGGATGTGATGTTGCCTAAGCTAGATGGAATTAATTTTTGTAAAAAGCTACGGGCAAAAGGCGATCGCACTCCGGTTTTGTTACTGACAGCTCAAGATTCTAGTACTGACAAAGTTAGGGGATTAGATGCTGGTGCGGATGACTACGCGCTCAAACCGTTTGACATAGAGGAACTATTAGCTCGCATTCGCGCTTTATTACGGCGTAGCAGTGCCACACCATCTCCGGTGCTAGAGTGGGGTTTCTTACGGCTCGATCCTAGTAGCTGCGAAGTCACCTATGACGGCAAACTCTTGCATCTGACGGCAAAAGAGTACGGCATTTTAGAATTACTACTACGTAACACCCATCGCATCTTTAGCCAAAGTGCGCTACTCGATCGCGTGTGGTCGTTTGACGAACCCCCTACGGAGAATACTGTTAGAGCGCATATCAAAAGTTTAAGACAGAAAATTAAAAAAGCCGGAGCGCCAGACCCGATTGAGACAGTTTATGGATTGGGATATCGGTTGAAGGCGGAAGAACGGGAGTCGGGAGTCGTAGGGGTGGGTTTATCAAAAGATTTACGGCTTACATCAGTAGATCTTTGCTCAAAACCCGCCCGTACAGGGGAGTCGGGGAGGGACAAGGAAGACAAGGGAGACAAGGAAGCAACTACCATTGACCAACCGCCAACTACCAACTACCAATTACCAACTAGCCAATCCCAAATTCTAGCAGAACTAATTCCATTGTGGGAAAGACACCGAGAGAAGTATATTCATCGGATTGGAGTTATAGAACAGGCGACCGCATCTGCCAAGCAAGAGTGTCTCGATCCTCAGCTAAAATCCCAAGCAGCGAAAGAAGCGCATACTTTAATTGGCTCTCTCGGTAGTTTTGGTTTAATCGCCGCCTCTCAATTGTGTTGCCAAATTGAACGAGAATTATCCGATGAAACTCAATTCACTCAAGAGCGTATAGAGCATCTCTCAGAACTGATCGTCGCATTACGGCAAACGTTGAATGCAGTAGAAGATTTAAAAGTCAAAAGTCAAAAGTCAGAAGTCAAAAATCAGGAGTCGGGAGTCGGGGAAGAAAGCAGAGGAGCAGAGGAAGCAGAGGAGCAGAGGAGAATAACAACCAATTACCAATTACCAATTACCAATTACCAATTATCAACAACCAAATTACTAGTTGTAGACAGCGATCGCCAGATGACGCAAGCTGTAACAACAGAGGCTACAACAGCAGGAATGGAGGTAGTTGTGGCACGAGATTTGTCTCAGGCACGCTCGGCGATCGCCTGTACTAAACCTGATGCAGTACTGCTCGACCTCTACTTTTGCCGAAATCGGATGCATGGTTTGCAGTTTTTGTCAACTCTAGCAAACGCACAGCCACCGATACCTACGATTGTCCTAACTGAGCCACAGAGTTTTGCCGATCGCGTGGAAGCAGCTCGGTTAGGGGCGCGAAGTTTTTTGCAAAAGCCAGTACCACCAGCTCAAGCGATCGCGGCGATCGCGCAAGTTTTGCAAGCATCAACAACTCCAGAAGCAAAGTTAATGCTTGTGGATGACGATCCGCAACTACTCGAAAGATTGCAGGTATTACTGGAACCTTGGGGATTTAGACTGACCTTGCTTACCGACCCTCAGCAATTTTGGCATTATTTGGAAATCTTTCGCCCCGATCTGCTGATTTTAGATATAGAGATGCCACAATTGAGCGGTATCGACCTCTGTCAAGTGGTACGCAACGATCCCCAGTGGAGCGAACTACCAATTATATTTCTATCCGCTCGTACTGATGCTGAGATAATTCATCGAGTTTTTACCCTTGGTGCTGATGATTACGTAAACAAGCCAGTTATCGGACCCGAACTCGTTGCTAGAGTACTAAATCGTTTAGAACGCAGTCAAATTCGTCACCAAATGTTGCAGCTTCAGAATGCAAAATTAATCACAGGCGAGTAG
- a CDS encoding PAS domain S-box protein, translated as MTNGIASRLSLALLYLLILLCLGWVSFYSLTEWRVTVDRQVNLQMEVAASTTPATAPEIVAQQQLLQQTAREAKKRADNAIAVSLVSFSFSAIGFLLVYYLINLQLQRELAERQRAEEALRQAETKYRSIFENAIEGIFQTTPDGRYLTANPMLAKIYGYSSPAELMANISDLGQQLYVNPNRRTEFIRLLQQHDTVAGFESQVYRRDGQAIWIAEQARIVRDDNGKPLYYEGIVEDITERKHAEEERAKLIAILEATLDFVATADLDERVNYLNSSACKVFGFDRDRDLAGLHLSNLHPAWAYDLLHREAIPTAIQNGVWVGETAILSYDGREIPVSQLLIAHKSSQGKVKLLSTIARDITQRLQIEASLREAERRWRSLLENVRLVVVGLDRQGVVEYVNPFFLELVEYTSEEVLGKNWYEVFLPPHQRQRVQEHFLQLQQQGLHNYYQNSILTKSGQERLIAWNNTILRDLQGEAIATLSIGEDITERYAIERMKDEFVSVVSHELRTPLTSIHGALNLLSSGLIDAHSDRGRRVIDIASEGADRLVRLVNDILELERLESGKISLLQRSCNAADLLEKATDLMQVMANRAKVTLSVYSQDIQLNVDGDRIIQVLTNLLGNAIKFSPEGSTVELSVEAIEAGENSEFGILNSELNSASASLSTNILFTVKDRGRGIPEDKIESIFERFHQVDASDSRKKGGTGLGLAICRSIIQQHGGRIWAESVLGEGSRFYFTLPSM; from the coding sequence ATGACAAATGGAATTGCCAGTCGATTGAGTTTAGCGCTGTTATATTTGCTAATTCTATTGTGTTTAGGCTGGGTTTCTTTCTACTCTTTAACAGAGTGGAGGGTAACGGTCGATCGCCAAGTCAATCTGCAAATGGAAGTAGCAGCATCGACTACACCAGCAACTGCACCAGAGATCGTTGCCCAACAACAATTGTTGCAGCAGACGGCGAGGGAAGCTAAAAAACGGGCTGACAATGCGATCGCCGTGTCTCTAGTTAGTTTCAGTTTCAGCGCGATCGGATTTTTATTAGTCTATTACCTCATCAATTTACAACTACAGCGCGAACTTGCCGAACGCCAGCGTGCAGAAGAGGCTCTACGTCAAGCTGAAACTAAGTATCGTAGTATTTTTGAAAATGCGATCGAGGGAATCTTCCAAACAACACCAGACGGGCGATATTTGACGGCAAATCCCATGCTGGCAAAGATTTACGGTTATTCCTCTCCCGCCGAACTGATGGCGAATATCTCTGACTTGGGGCAACAACTTTACGTCAATCCCAACCGCCGGACTGAGTTCATTCGCCTACTACAACAGCACGACACCGTAGCAGGGTTTGAGTCTCAAGTCTATCGTCGAGATGGTCAAGCGATTTGGATTGCAGAGCAGGCAAGAATTGTCAGAGATGATAACGGTAAGCCGCTTTACTATGAAGGTATCGTCGAAGATATTACCGAGCGCAAACATGCAGAAGAAGAACGAGCAAAGCTGATTGCTATCCTCGAAGCAACTTTAGATTTTGTCGCTACTGCCGATCTAGACGAACGAGTAAACTATTTAAACAGCTCTGCTTGTAAAGTTTTTGGTTTCGATCGCGATCGCGATCTTGCGGGTTTGCATCTGAGCAATCTCCATCCTGCTTGGGCTTACGATCTCTTGCACCGCGAAGCAATTCCCACGGCAATTCAGAATGGTGTTTGGGTTGGTGAAACAGCTATTCTGAGTTACGATGGACGCGAAATTCCAGTTTCACAACTATTGATCGCGCACAAATCCTCGCAGGGAAAGGTGAAGCTGCTCTCTACCATCGCCCGCGATATCACTCAGCGCTTGCAAATTGAAGCCTCGTTGCGAGAAGCAGAACGACGTTGGCGGAGTTTGTTAGAGAATGTCCGATTAGTCGTGGTAGGACTCGATCGCCAGGGAGTTGTCGAGTATGTCAATCCATTCTTTCTTGAATTGGTAGAATACACCTCAGAGGAGGTTTTGGGCAAGAATTGGTATGAAGTGTTCTTACCACCGCATCAGCGTCAGCGCGTGCAGGAGCATTTTCTGCAATTACAGCAACAAGGCTTGCATAACTACTATCAAAATTCGATTTTGACTAAATCTGGGCAAGAACGGTTAATTGCTTGGAATAACACGATCTTGCGCGATTTGCAGGGTGAAGCGATCGCGACTCTCAGTATTGGGGAAGATATTACAGAACGTTACGCGATCGAGCGCATGAAAGATGAGTTTGTTTCTGTTGTCAGTCACGAACTTCGCACGCCTTTAACTTCAATTCATGGAGCGCTAAATTTATTATCTAGCGGTCTAATTGACGCTCATAGCGATCGCGGACGGCGCGTGATTGATATTGCTTCTGAGGGAGCCGATCGCTTGGTGCGACTGGTGAACGATATTCTGGAGTTGGAACGCTTGGAATCGGGAAAAATTAGCTTATTGCAGCGATCGTGCAACGCGGCTGATTTATTAGAAAAAGCAACGGATTTGATGCAGGTGATGGCAAATCGTGCCAAAGTTACTCTATCTGTTTATTCCCAAGATATTCAACTCAACGTCGATGGCGATCGCATTATCCAAGTATTAACTAATCTCCTCGGTAATGCAATTAAATTTTCTCCAGAAGGCTCCACAGTTGAGTTAAGTGTTGAAGCGATCGAAGCGGGTGAGAATTCGGAGTTCGGAATTTTGAATTCCGAGTTAAATTCTGCCTCAGCTTCCCTATCAACAAATATTCTCTTCACAGTTAAAGATCGGGGGCGTGGTATCCCAGAGGATAAGATTGAAAGTATTTTCGAGCGTTTTCATCAAGTTGATGCTTCCGATTCCCGAAAAAAAGGTGGCACGGGACTCGGGTTAGCAATTTGCCGTAGCATTATACAGCAGCATGGTGGACGAATTTGGGCAGAGAGCGTGTTAGGTGAAGGAAGTCGTTTTTATTTCACGCTACCAAGTATGTAG
- a CDS encoding EAL domain-containing protein produces the protein MKSKKTLFAIGVAFTSLIGVLYATASLILFKNLHQAEERHTRQAVEGVLSAFTQSKKDLSIHIDDWARWNDTYNFVLDRNQDYIDSNLYPAGLLALKLNLVLYVQPSGKIVYGTGFDLNTQKYKSISPAIKPHLFPQSPLVRHTTIESGTVGIVNLPEGLILVGAQPILSSEDKGPIRGSLIFGRYLNAGTIATLSKSTRLPLSVRAIDRPDLPADFQAMRNLLSPTNKILVRPIGKNTIAGYALLSDIYGKPAAILRVDIAREIYHQGRTSWYYLTILLAIVAIIFATIIFQLIEKLVASERKWQESEEYRHLVAKASQSIFLVNASTKQIIEANATFENFLGYKSGQLLHLTLFDLVAENQAVIERFILALQVERYFTGEQQYRRQDGVLVDVEINANSIVRNGKDVFCIIVHDITKRKQIEQQLQHEAFHDSLTGLANRALFMMRLEQALRLQQQQADYSFAVLFLDLDRFKAINDSLGHMLGDRLLIGIAQRLRAQIRTGDTLARLGGDEFAMVLENCSDPTEMIKRIQLVLKLPFRLDGNEIFATTSIGAIANTREYRQPEDLLRDADTAMYRAKAGGKARYEVFDTSMRDRVVALFQLETDLRRAIDNQELHLHYQPIVSLVNQKIVGFEALVRWQHPQRGAISPAEFIPIAEETGLIVPIGWWVLQQACQQMQLWQAQFALNVPFKMSVNFSAPQFTQPQVGKQIIQILQATGLDAKSLQLELTESVLMEHPEAIAALMEELNALGVSLALDDFGTGYSSLSYLQRFPINILKLDRSFVCRIGKCYQSWEIVRATIMLARALDMEVVAEGIETLEQLARLRGLKCKFGQGYFFSQPVDSTAAGELLAQQFDRLVEVVSHKS, from the coding sequence ATGAAATCCAAAAAGACATTATTCGCTATCGGTGTAGCATTCACCAGTCTGATTGGAGTATTGTATGCGACAGCATCACTTATTTTGTTCAAGAATCTGCACCAAGCAGAAGAACGACATACTCGCCAAGCAGTAGAAGGAGTTTTAAGTGCTTTTACTCAATCCAAAAAAGATTTGAGCATCCACATTGATGATTGGGCAAGGTGGAACGATACTTATAATTTTGTCCTAGATCGGAACCAAGATTATATCGACTCTAATCTCTATCCAGCAGGATTGCTAGCACTCAAACTCAATTTAGTTCTTTACGTTCAGCCTTCAGGCAAAATAGTTTACGGGACTGGTTTTGACTTAAATACTCAGAAATATAAGTCAATTTCTCCAGCAATAAAACCTCATCTATTCCCCCAATCTCCCTTGGTGCGCCACACGACTATAGAAAGTGGCACGGTAGGTATTGTCAATCTACCAGAAGGATTAATTTTAGTTGGAGCGCAACCAATTTTGTCTAGTGAAGATAAAGGACCGATTCGCGGTTCGCTCATTTTTGGGCGTTATCTCAATGCTGGAACAATCGCCACTTTATCTAAGTCTACCCGCCTGCCGCTTTCCGTGCGTGCAATAGATCGCCCCGATCTGCCTGCTGATTTTCAGGCAATGCGAAATTTATTATCACCAACTAACAAAATTCTCGTGCGTCCGATCGGCAAAAATACAATTGCTGGTTACGCTTTGCTATCAGATATTTACGGTAAACCTGCGGCAATTTTGCGTGTTGATATCGCCAGGGAAATATATCATCAAGGTCGAACAAGTTGGTATTATTTAACAATTTTACTAGCGATTGTTGCAATAATTTTTGCTACGATTATTTTTCAACTTATAGAAAAATTGGTAGCCTCCGAGCGTAAATGGCAAGAAAGTGAAGAATACCGTCATTTAGTTGCCAAGGCTTCTCAAAGCATTTTTTTAGTCAATGCCAGTACCAAACAAATTATTGAAGCCAATGCTACATTTGAAAATTTCCTTGGGTATAAGTCCGGTCAACTACTCCATCTGACACTATTTGATTTAGTTGCGGAAAATCAAGCAGTTATAGAGCGCTTTATCTTAGCATTGCAGGTAGAGCGTTACTTTACAGGCGAACAACAATATCGCCGTCAGGATGGCGTACTAGTTGATGTTGAAATTAACGCGAACTCAATCGTTCGCAATGGCAAAGATGTGTTTTGTATCATCGTTCATGACATTACTAAGCGCAAACAAATAGAGCAACAATTACAACACGAAGCCTTTCACGATTCCCTCACGGGTTTAGCAAATCGCGCCCTATTTATGATGCGATTGGAGCAAGCACTGAGGTTGCAACAACAGCAAGCGGACTATAGTTTTGCTGTTTTGTTTTTAGACCTCGATCGCTTCAAGGCAATCAATGATAGTTTAGGACATATGCTCGGAGATCGGTTGTTGATTGGGATCGCTCAAAGACTAAGAGCGCAGATCCGCACGGGAGATACTCTGGCTCGTCTAGGCGGCGATGAGTTTGCAATGGTGCTAGAGAATTGTAGCGATCCCACCGAGATGATCAAACGGATACAACTGGTACTTAAGTTACCTTTTCGGTTAGATGGTAACGAGATTTTTGCCACCACAAGCATTGGCGCGATCGCCAATACCAGAGAATATCGCCAACCAGAAGATTTATTGCGCGATGCCGATACTGCTATGTACCGCGCCAAAGCTGGCGGGAAAGCACGGTATGAAGTTTTCGATACCTCCATGCGCGATCGCGTCGTAGCACTATTTCAATTAGAAACTGACTTGCGACGGGCAATTGACAACCAGGAATTGCATTTGCACTATCAACCGATAGTTTCGCTAGTCAACCAAAAAATTGTTGGTTTTGAAGCACTCGTACGTTGGCAGCATCCCCAAAGGGGTGCAATCTCTCCAGCAGAATTTATTCCAATTGCCGAAGAGACAGGGTTAATTGTCCCAATTGGCTGGTGGGTATTGCAGCAAGCTTGCCAGCAAATGCAACTTTGGCAAGCACAATTTGCCTTGAACGTGCCGTTCAAAATGAGTGTCAACTTTTCTGCACCGCAGTTTACTCAACCGCAAGTAGGAAAACAGATTATTCAAATATTACAAGCCACTGGACTCGACGCTAAGAGTTTGCAACTAGAACTGACTGAAAGCGTACTGATGGAACATCCTGAAGCGATCGCGGCTTTGATGGAAGAACTCAACGCTTTGGGAGTTTCGCTAGCCCTAGATGACTTCGGCACGGGTTATTCTTCCTTAAGTTACTTACAACGGTTTCCAATAAATATCCTCAAGCTAGATCGTTCCTTTGTTTGCCGAATTGGTAAATGCTATCAGAGTTGGGAGATCGTTCGCGCTACAATCATGCTTGCCCGCGCCCTAGACATGGAAGTCGTGGCTGAAGGAATAGAAACTTTAGAACAGCTTGCTCGTCTGCGAGGACTCAAATGTAAATTCGGGCAAGGATATTTTTTCTCTCAACCTGTAGATAGTACCGCAGCTGGAGAATTACTCGCCCAGCAGTTTGATAGGCTAGTTGAAGTCGTAAGTCATAAGTCGTAA